aagttcaatcaacattATTAAGACCTTcatacttttaatataatattggTTTAGAATATGTGCATTGTACGTGTGTATCACGTTaatgaataatatttatatataaataaataaattatcgtGTGTACGTTAATTACTAAGTacaaagattttaaaaaataatgtataaCTTATAATTGAACCCTTTGCTaggaattatattttttaaaaaaatgtaaagtAGTAGCAGGTCCCTGTATAATCAATTAACATATATGAATATCGATGTTTTAATTCTGACAATCAACACATAATTACATTGATAATAAGTATTTACCTTGAGATTTAATGAAACAAATGGGTAaacaataatttataatattttaaaactgtTGAATACATATTGTACCTGGAATTATAAACTATCAAAAACAATATTTATAGCATTAATAACTAATTCCACAATTTTTCTTGTGCTTTTTTGTTGGAAAAGGGGGGAAAGTTAACCAACCTAGAAAGTGAACCGAGAGTGGTGTCAAGGTAGCAATTATTTCAACTTCTATTTATGgttattgtatatatgagtgTCTAACATTAATTAGGATTCGTTGTTATGTTTTTAgcttgtttggattgacttatttttaagcagcttataagttgaaaactgcttataagttaaaaaaaacagtttataagtaGTATTAATATCATATATTTACTCAACTTGGGAGTATACTTTAAAGTCCAACATAAACCTAAATTGTAGGATCTTATTATACGGAGGAAGTTCTAAATATTAGGTTAAGTGGAGTTTATTCTGAAGTCCAAAATATTAggtttttattttgaatatattatttaaaaaataggaAATGACGACTTTGTTTAAAGCAGTGTCTTTTAATGAAagacaaaaagttcaatcaatattttaagggtCTTCATGCTTTTAGTATAGTATAAATAGATAAGTCTTAagaacacacctaaactattgagagtatgagtttcatacctaaactatcacttattagtttgaacATGATAATGTGTgtactacactctctctttcatttaaaaaaaattgtcacatcACATTTCACATGGACAAAACATTCtaccttaacaaaaattaaataaattattagaattagttaaaattaaagtattactatctcccgctaaaaaaattataaaataaaatataaaatatttttcttacctcattccaccactttctctcaccatacccTCCCTCCCACCTCCCCCCCAccccaattttttagttttatttttatttattaaatttcttctataaaagtttttcaaaaatattcttacTTCATCTCCCCCCTCCCAACCCCCAGCCCCTTCAAATAGTAATTTAGATATATTCTTAAAAAAACAAATCTACCTCGCCCCACCTAATCCTccgctttcaatttttttttcttgttttgtgttagatatatgcatatgatttcAGGAAAGTAGTTTTTACTTGCAGCaagatttttcttaaaataaaaattttatttttgttatattcgaTACGCAAGTAGgaattttttttcctataactatatgtacatatctaacacaaaatgataaaaatataaatataaattaagagtGGAGGGTTAGATAGAgtggtataattttattttttaaaaaaataaaaataataacattttctAGGAAGGAGTGGGTGAGGGGTgaagtatgatttttttaaaaaaatatttataaaataaatttaaaaaaataaaaggacgggGTGGGGGAGGAGATGGTGAAGCGcgtgagcaaaatattttaaattttatcttttaaaaaataatttcttttttggggataaaaatactttagtctttaacttttaattaatattaatagtttattttatttttgtcaatgtgaaatatttttattcatatgGAATGTCATGTGGAaagatattttcaaaaaatatagagagtgtattacacacacaccACTGAGGTGcgtttctcaaattaataagtggtagtttaggtataaaactcacacttccaatagtttaggtatgaaactcaaaaaaaggatAGTTTAGTTGTAtgtttgacacttatctctacttattattattatctatatttttaaaatattatgtatctTACCACTAATTAAGAGTTTCCTACCATATATTAAGGAAGATACGCTAAGATAGCGAGAGAGGCGAGCGATATTGTGGAGGGAGTCGAGCGATATTGTGGAGGGAGTCGAGCGAAATTTGTATATATCCTTGATACATGTGAATCATACTAGATacacactagatacatgtatttacATGTACCTGacgtgattcacatgtatctaaGATACCAGATACACAGGAGAGTGGTGAGCGAGATAGGAGAGAAGCAATGGAGGCGAGTGAGATTTGTCATGTATttcagatacatgcgaatccaATTGGATACAATGTGTCTAGaacaaattacacctaattttgatcCATGTATTTAGACACACAAAAATATggtaaaaattataatattgcAAACTAGAGTGTATCTAAGTAATTAACTCATAAATTAATGGGGTTTATGTAGGTTCTCcaatttaattatttgtgtTAGTCCAAATATACAAAATgacaaattatacaaaatgtCAGCCCATAAGTTTTATTACCATCTTTAGCTTAATTTATAAAAGGAAAATTCACAAAAATCCCACTAGTTTAGGACATAATTATTTGGGTACACTCTAATTTGTAATATTATGAATCTTTCTAAATTTTGGTGCGTATAGATATgttcagatacatgtatctcgggATACATAGGGTCAAAATTAGATGTAATATGTTCTAGATACACTGTATCAaagtgattcacatgtatctgagatacataaacaaatctcgctcgcctctctcgcATATCACTCACCACTTTTCTATGTAATTGAATAAGTAATCTTTTTGAATAAGCAATTTTAAAGCATTTTACTACAATCGTATGTTGACAATGAGTCTATATGATATCCCAGATACACGCGGATCACACCAGATGCATACATAAACATGTATCTAGTGtatatctagtgtgattcgcatgtatctgggatacatGACTATCTCACTCTCCTCCTTCCCCATcttgctcgcctctctccctattttTAGTGTATCTGGtaataaaaatacatgtatctaggtaTATCTTCTTCAATAAATGATAGAAACTCTTAATTAGTGATAAGATACACATTTGAAAATAGAtataaaattagtatatattgTATGGATGTATGTCTTGTAAGGTAATTTCTCCTAATTATAAAATTACCCAAAATAGCCCAAAATAGATAAATTGAACATATTCTCCTTAATTAAACTCATTTATTACCGGGCCAATTTCATAAATATACAACAATTgcgcttcttcttcttccttccaCTTTAGTCATTAATAgcttcttcttcctttcttcTTAATTCCTCTTGTTCTTCCTCCTCCTCGTTCTTCCGCGAGTCATCTTCCAATTCCCGTGAAATAGATTTTGATGATGCATAAGTATGATCGTCTTTATAGAGCTTCACCTAAACCAGCTAGGATTAGGTTATTCTAGTTTTCTGAGAATGTTGTTTgctatatttgaaaaataaaatttaaaataaatattgattaaaattgattttaaattgtTCTTTTAAGTGATACGTCGATTTTAAATTAGCACACTAATAatataacaacaaaataatccAAGGAATAGTGACTTTGAAGCTATTCCCATATTAAATCTTATTTCATGTTGTACAAAGATGACTGCCTCTTTACGAACGGTATTTGGAAGATAACTTAAAAGATTAAATTCCTTGTGGTGAACTTAAAGAGACAAAGTTAACTTGTAAAATGTAAAGATATTGCATGAGTCGAAAAGCACTATATGATACCTTAACATACACATTTTGACAAGGCGATGCATGTATACGCTGACTTAATTTGTTAGTCTATTTATCAAGGTTGCTACATATTAATTATATTGGAAGATAATTAATACGTAGGAACTTTGATAAATAGACTATGCATTATGTATATCGGGAATTATCTCAAGCAATTTtttgattaaaataaataaattttaagatAAATACGTTAAATAATGTGGAAAAACGTTATTTCATACATGATACCACTTTTAAACTCAAGAATAATGTCTTcaactttttcatatttgtaGAAATTAAGCCAATGACAcaaattggggggggggggggggtaaaaCCTTGAAAAGTTAAAATGATCATTGATTCATTTATTTCTATTCTATACATCTCTCTACTCAATATTCTCTCAAACATGTCTAAATTTGACAACTCTAGTGTCCTTAGCATTTGTAAAACAGTGCTAATTTGTGGTCTTGTCTTATATGTGACCACCATTATAGTTTTCAATGACTCTGTTCAATTTCCATCTTCTCATCTTTTCACTTCTTTGAAATCCACAAAATGTCCTTCTACTAGTCAAACAAGTACATCATCCACCAACATAAGTCACATTATTTTTGGACTTTTAGGGTCAGAAAAAGCATGGCACTATAGAAAATCCTATATTGAATCTTGGTGGAGACCAAATGTTACAAAAGGATATCTTTTACTAGATGTACCTCCTCAAGGTGATGATCTTCTCCCATGGTCCTTAAATTCACCTCCTTATCGACTATCCGATGATGTCCCAAAACTTCTTAAGGAAACCAATCATGTTGAGCCAAGAGTCTTAAGAATGGTTCATGGAATTATGGAGGTAGTTAGGGAGGTGCATGAAGGGGTAAGATGGGTAATTATGGGGGACgatgattcaatattttttgttgATAATATGGTTGATATTCTTGCGCAATATGATCATACGAAATACTATTACTTTGGTGGACACTCAGAATTTATATTGTCAAATTATTGGTACTCatttcatcaagcttttggTGGAGCTGGAATCATAATGAGTTATCCTTTGGCTAGAGAATTCGCTAAGAATGTGATGTCTTGCTTAAAGAGATATGCACACTTGAGATCTGCTGATAGAACAACAATGAATTGTATAGCTGACATTGGAGTCAATCTTTCTCCTCTTCATGGTGTTCATCAGgtatattctttttttcttcttctaaatttGACTTATATACGTTGATAGTGCCAAAGAAGGAAATTAATTTCTTGATGTTTAAAGCCACCTTTGCGACTATACTATGACTCTACTTTTCTCTTTTCCCTTAAATACTAAAGATTTTTATTAATAACTTGTAGATTGATCTTCGTGGTGACATATCTGGGTTTCTATCGTATCATCCAAAGTCTCTATTAACATCCCTTCACCATTTTGACATGGTTGATCCAATTTTTCCCTCTATGGATCGTGCACAATCAGTGTTCCACCTCCAAAACATTGCAAAATATGATCAATCACGCATGTTACAACAAACCATATGCCACAAAAAGTCTAGCAATTGGACATTTTCAGTTTCTTGGGGATATTCAGTTCATATTTATGAGAAAATTATGCCTAGAAGTTGGATACAAAGACCAATTGAAACGTTTAAGACATGGCAACCAAGTCCTAATCCACCACATTACATGTTTGATGTTAGAAGTCCTTCTTGGGATCCTTGTGAAGCTCCTCATgtatttttcttcaagtctgTTGAGAAAACTCGAAGAGGTGAAATTGTTACTACATATACTAGAAGATGGCCTCGAGCAATAAGAGCTTGTTTGTCTTCTGGAAATTTTTCTGCAGAGTATATTTCTGAAATTCATGTTTACTCGCCAGCAACAAAACGTATTCAGGTAATATTTTCTTCGTCCATAATCTCCCATAAGTTTCTCTATGTGTTTTACTTTTGTATACTGATATTAAGTCgcctaaaaaataattattgataatttCTATAAGTTAAGATATACTAAAGTGGAAAAGTTCTTTATTTAAGATATAATATAGTGGAAACGAAATTTCGGAGCTCGGACAACTTCGTTTTTTGAATTAATGGGTTTAAGTGATTTGCTTGAAATTTACTTGAATGGAGAGCATTTCTTTCTAATATAGTATTTTTACATTCAAGCTGGGGAGTGTTTTAGCTGGGGGTATCATAATAATTTAACATTCAAGTAAGAGAGtatttttaaattacaatattataataatttaatatttaagttaggaagtgtaatatatatataaatagatagATAATTCTTAAAATTTCAATACATACATTATAACATCAAGATTAGGATCACCTCTCATTACTTTAGGCTtataccttttttttccttttaaatcatACCCCACATGCATGTTTTAATggttttttctaattttaaaataattatacaaacTAACATGGAATACATGTGCAACACGCCTGATAAAACTAGTTTATAATATATCTCTTTTTTTAAgttcttttttctattattttcttcataGATACTGAagtatattaatttttattaaccttctctttttctatgttttcttTTCCAGATCGATAGATGTGAATGTTGTGATATAATCCATGAGGCAGGATCAAAAAAGGCTGATATCAAATATAGAGAGTGTAAGATAGATGAGATAATAGCCTGATTGATTCATCGAGTTGTTGTATAAGCATTtgtactatttttttcttcttatcttTAAGGGAAcgggaaatgaaaaaaaattacaaggGATGGAATCAAATCTTCACTCACGGGGTGAAAAATTATGTAGCTAACCAACGAGCGAGCTACTAAGATTTCCTTAAGCGTTTGTATCAATCTTATTTGCTTGCTAATTTACTTTTCTCAAATGTTAATTGTTATgtatttttttagttataaGTTATCACTTGGGTTGTGAGCCCAAGGTGTGCGGATTAGGCTTGACCCctactatatttattataaaaagaaGTACAGAGTAAAAGGGGAACATAGACCAAACCTTAAACGACAAAAAGCAACTAAACCAGAACTAGCTAAACAAGAACTGATAGAATGTAAGTGTCCACTAAACATCAGGGACCAGGTCCCTTATCAGAATTATACTACGGAAAAGTAAAGAACAAAAAGTAAAACCAAACACAAGATTTTACGTGGAAAACTCCTTGCTCGAGGGAGAAAACCCACAATCTGTTCCACAGGATTTCATCTCAAACTTCACTAACCAAAGAGCCAAGATTTAGATTACAAACTCTTGCAATCTAAGAATTGCACTCACAATCCCATCCCCCAACAACTCTGTTATAATCAGATTTAGAGCAATAGCTCTAATGCCCACTAAACCAATAAACCCTAGTTAACTTAGATTTCAAGATGTCTCCATAACTAACTCTAGTCATTTTGACACAGATTAAACAACTAAGAATTGATCTAAATACTTTATAGAATAGGAATAGATCTACATTATTACGACCAAGAAACCAAGACTCTACAACAAACTAAGGACTGATAACCCTATTTGGTCCTCCTGTTCCTTGAGACTTAATTTCAGAGAGAAAAAAGTTTTGCAATGTATTTCTTCACTCAGATTCTGAAAAGCCCAGGAGAATGGTTGTAgaagatgtatatataattGATATACATAGTGCtggaagcattttattagttaGACAACTATCCTTTCACAAAATAACTCGTTCGCACACACCCTAGACCTGCAGATTTGGCAGAGTTTGTAGTGTACAGTTGTCTGTTGTCACTTTCAATGCTTCTAAGTTCTTGCGAGGGATCAGATCCTACACCTTTTCTCTTGATTtattaaatcatcaaaatatataatgTCAATTtctccctttttgatgatgacaaaacACTATGCAATATTTCCTTTTTCAACAGTCCCACATACCCCCTATCAACCTTATTCCACCTTTCAACAATCCCTCTATCACTAGTCTGAGAACACCTCACAGTCCGCAATATATTCTCCCTTTTGACATCATAAAAAAGGAACAATAGTAAACTAAGAACAAAGCATGCATATCTCATAataggtatggtcactttgggCAACACAAGCACAAATCAACAAGTAAATGAAGTAAAGAAGTTCAAGAGAAATAGAATAATTCATTTCAACAAGTTGATAAATATAGTACCCAAAACATTACacaaaaactataaaaaaaatgatttatgacATTACAAAAAGAGGACAGAGGATTTTCAAGGAGGGACACTAAGAGGATGGAGGTTTCTGAGTGAGAGATTTAAAGATAAGGGACAGATAATTAGCAGAACTCTCATGATGTTAAAGCAATTTTTCCTTGAGAATGGAGACTTGTGCAGCAAGGCTTACATTATGTTCCTTAAGATCCTGAAGTTTAGAAGAACTTGCTCGCTCTAAttatcacgccccgggagggtaccctagatgtaactagcactcagaaaccatttctggcttccaagcgaaccacatagcctgatcacacatccgttcattcattcattcaacggaaagtttaaaaataaagaataatttagcgagCAAcgcaaatcacccatccaactcaaagaataaaggccatgggccaacaaatcaactaaaatatttgtcatttaaaaatagtttgacaagaacaactcaaggatagaaatactcaatcgactcatcattatctagtctatgaatcctctatcactactatctaattggcgccgatgacatgttcatggctacctcaaataaaaataaaagggctaactcaatgTAAGAATACAtaaacggtgtcctccgaatgtaggggaggactcaccaatatgctgagtgcaactagatccccaatgatgctcctattgacgatctcataaacctgtctctgcatcatgaaatgatgcaggccaaatggcgtcagtacgtggaatgtactggtatgtaaaatggcagaatgaaacatacctcaaggaagagtaatgttggttcaaatatctcaactcaggaagataagagggactcaaataaggcgtcataaatctaaagtaaggatacagtttagacagagactaaTCATacaccatacaatccaatccaattatgtataatacagttcaaccaAATCATTTACAACTCGATCCTCTTCAATCAtgtacactcaactcaacaatcaactcaataatcaaatccaatctagtcacataccattctattcaatccaatcacaattcatctattccaatccgaccatatacaatctactcaacattcaactcaacaatcagctcaa
This region of Solanum dulcamara chromosome 9, daSolDulc1.2, whole genome shotgun sequence genomic DNA includes:
- the LOC129904479 gene encoding uncharacterized protein LOC129904479, with product MSKFDNSSVLSICKTVLICGLVLYVTTIIVFNDSVQFPSSHLFTSLKSTKCPSTSQTSTSSTNISHIIFGLLGSEKAWHYRKSYIESWWRPNVTKGYLLLDVPPQGDDLLPWSLNSPPYRLSDDVPKLLKETNHVEPRVLRMVHGIMEVVREVHEGVRWVIMGDDDSIFFVDNMVDILAQYDHTKYYYFGGHSEFILSNYWYSFHQAFGGAGIIMSYPLAREFAKNVMSCLKRYAHLRSADRTTMNCIADIGVNLSPLHGVHQIDLRGDISGFLSYHPKSLLTSLHHFDMVDPIFPSMDRAQSVFHLQNIAKYDQSRMLQQTICHKKSSNWTFSVSWGYSVHIYEKIMPRSWIQRPIETFKTWQPSPNPPHYMFDVRSPSWDPCEAPHVFFFKSVEKTRRGEIVTTYTRRWPRAIRACLSSGNFSAEYISEIHVYSPATKRIQIDRCECCDIIHEAGSKKADIKYRECKIDEIIA